One Rosa chinensis cultivar Old Blush chromosome 3, RchiOBHm-V2, whole genome shotgun sequence DNA window includes the following coding sequences:
- the LOC112194059 gene encoding uncharacterized protein LOC112194059: protein MVGKCCCIVIGLIFGLFVLAGVSILVYFLVIAKSIHNALVHYEVTDASLTKFDLTANNTFLDYNLTLKLNLENRSPLDYNFDLLEAVPVFKSQNLNDMTNLSKPFYLEHKTNVTFPALFAGNHSVALGAQEAFDFGKADVFDIVLKINSEYWAKSDSKKVSLKQEMACYLKVPLNSNGTNGGESFQITKCEKTELDINKD, encoded by the coding sequence ATGGTCGGGAAGTGTTGTTGTATCGTGATTGGCCTAATTTTCGGACTTTTTGTTTTGGCCGGCGTCTCCATTTTAGTGTACTTTCTCGTAATTGCCAAGAGCATACATAATGCGCTGGTCCATTATGAGGTCACTGATGCCTCCCTGACCAAGTTCGACCTCACCGCCAATAACACCTTCCTCGACTACAACCTTACCCTCAAACTAAACCTTGAAAACCGTAGCCCCTTGGATTACAACTTCGACCTATTGGAGGCCGTGCCGGTTTTCAAGAGCCAAAACCTAAATGACATGACCAATCTTTCGAAGCCTTTCTACCTAGAACACAAGACCAATGTGACATTCCCGGCATTGTTTGCCGGGAACCACTCGGTGGCCCTCGGGGCTCAGGAGGCTTTTGATTTCGGGAAAGCTGATGTCTTTGATATTGTTTTGAAGATTAACAGTGAGTATTGGGCTAAGAGTGATTCGAAGAAGGTTAGTCTTAAGCAGGAGATGGCATGCTACTTGAAGGTCCCTCTGAATTCCAACGGAACAAATGGTGGTGAGAGTTTTCAGATTACCAAGTGCGAGAAAACTGAACTCGACATTAACAAGGACTAG